The Bradyrhizobium sp. CCBAU 051011 DNA segment CGGATCGAGCGGCTTGTCGCCGATCAGCGCGGCATAGAGATCGGGATCGGGTACCTCGATCAGGCGCTCAAGTTCGGCCAGTTCGTCATCTCGCATTTCTGATATCTCGGCATCCGCAAAGCGTCCGAGGATCAGATCCATTTCGCGGGTACCGCGATGCCAGCAGCGAAATAAAAGCCGCTTGCGGCGGTCATCCAGGCCACCGCTCGACCGTGTCGTACCCGTCATTTCTCTGTCCCATCCGAACGCCAAAAGCCCGGACGTGCCGGGCGAGGTTGATATAGTCCCCGTACCCGGGATTGTCAGTAGCGTTTCGCCCACAGATCCATGCGAAAGTGGACGTGCACCGCTCGCGAGGCACTTCATTGCGC contains these protein-coding regions:
- a CDS encoding succinate dehydrogenase assembly factor 2; amino-acid sequence: MTGTTRSSGGLDDRRKRLLFRCWHRGTREMDLILGRFADAEISEMRDDELAELERLIEVPDPDLYAALIGDKPLDPEYATALFERIKAFRAVDHDA